GGATTGAGATGGAAGCATATTTGATATTCATGACAGCTTTATGCTTTTATATGTTGCACTTTTAATGGCATGCATTGCACTTTGCAGAAGGTGGAGAGAAGTTGCAGATGAATGGATGAAAAGTGCTGGAGAAGTTGCTGTAGATACCATGGCAGCCGCAGGTGTGCTCTCAAACTAATAATTATTCCCATTCATTTCTCCTTCCAAATTAGCACAACTTAcataaattttccctttgttttcaGTGGAGCAAATCCAGAATCATAGAATAGAGCAGCCATTCAAACTGGATGACAGACAGTATAGCAAACAAGAAACAAAAAGTGGTGCTCAAAAtcacattgtgatcaatcataggAGACGGCGAGTTGTAAGCCAGAAGCAGAATTTGCACCAAAAGTTAGATTTCAACAAGCCTAGCTCTCTTCCACTTCCTTCATCACATGTAAGCAAACAAAATGGAATTGAAGACTTTAAAATTGAAATCTGATGTGCATGTTGATTACATTTACTAAGTTTTAAGCACAAATGATGTGCATTCCGTATTTGTTGGATGTTTCTGTTATGTATATTTCATGTTTTTTATGCAGAAATCAAACTCTCCTGCTCTTGATGATAAATCTGTAAGAGAAAGGATTGAAGCAGCAAAGAGAAGGCTTCAAGAAGGGTACCGACAAGCTGAAAAGGGTTTGTGTTTCTTTGAACTAATTTTGATCTTGTTTCTGAATTATCAAGTGGGCGACCTACTAATAGTCATAATGAATCTCTAATTATTTGAACTGCAGTGAAGAAGCAACGCACGGTTCAGCTTATCGAAATCAAAGACCTGCCTAAGCAATTATCATCACCAGTGGATGAAGAATTGAATTTGGGCAGCTTATTATGCCAGCAATTAGATGAAGCATGTATGCTTTGATTACCTGGGATAATTAGATGTTTCCAGTTTAATTTGTAACGGTTGTTTCCCACTCAAAACCGGGTGGCAAAACACCAATTTAAATTTGTAAGAATTTGTTTGTTTCTGATACCGTTGAATGTAACGGTTTTTTGAATTACTTTGGGAGACGTTGAATGTAACGGTTTTTTGAATTAGCTTGGTGTTTTCTCTCAAACAAATGTAATTTACTAGCAAAAACGATCAGCGCTTATATTACTAGCAAAAACGATCAGTCGGCCTTTGGAGAATCATCAGTTTTATCGTAGTTTAAAAATAAAGTGGAACAGTTTAATGATTATAAAAAGAATCggtaaattttatttttcttcatttttctataATTTACTGACTTGTAAAATGGTAGAATTGTATAATTTCTTGTTCATTTTTGTGGGCACGAGGCCATTTTATACATGCATAGAGTCAAACTTGATATGCAAATCTAAATTCGACAATAACTAgaatttgatctatctaataaacCTATGTTTATAAACACTTAAATAAGAAAATTATTGAATTACAAACAGTCAAATTCTCCTCAATGAAACtagttattgaaaaaaaaaaaaaaagcttattAGAAATGAAAAAAACAAAATAATTGAAACTAATTGATCAAATAGCAATTTAGGAGCACTCTAGTGTTGTTGGAACAAGTGATTATGGAAAATATTGAGAAtccatttttttttgttagtttaaTCTTTCAGTAATTCACATTGTTATGGAAAATGTTGTTAATCCATTAAACTG
This genomic stretch from Cryptomeria japonica chromosome 8, Sugi_1.0, whole genome shotgun sequence harbors:
- the LOC131857474 gene encoding probable mediator of RNA polymerase II transcription subunit 26c — its product is MALSIEILKETMIGRNVKCLQKHKSKPISSMAKKLVRRWREVADEWMKSAGEVAVDTMAAAVEQIQNHRIEQPFKLDDRQYSKQETKSGAQNHIVINHRRRRVVSQKQNLHQKLDFNKPSSLPLPSSHKSNSPALDDKSVRERIEAAKRRLQEGYRQAEKVKKQRTVQLIEIKDLPKQLSSPVDEELNLGSLLCQQLDEASWCFLSNKCNLLAKTISAYITSKNDQSAFGESSVLS